The Pseudoalteromonas translucida KMM 520 genome has a window encoding:
- the ycaO gene encoding 30S ribosomal protein S12 methylthiotransferase accessory factor YcaO, with the protein MTDKTFIKGKDRDLESSISTMQNKLKALNINIEEALWLNPVANCYSVHIRDQDCGVMFTNGKGANDKASLASALGEYFERLSCNYFFADFYLGEEFAHAEFTHYPTEKWFTVTNDEVPEGIMDESLWDYFDPERELNASHLFDFNSGNVKRGICTVPYTRQSDNQDVYIPVNVIGNIFVSNGMSAGNTKFEARVQGLSEVFERAIKSRIITEGLCLPIVPEEVVKLYPKIHEACEELRSHGFHLRIADASLGGKYPVMSVTLIHPADGSVFASFGAHPSFEVALERTVTELLQGRRLDQLDVFQPATFDNDEVASPENTELHFIDSSGLISHDFFRAKADFDFVHWDFSGTTEQEYNFCTDLIHSMGHDIYIMDYTHLNVYACRILVPGMSDIYPVDELIWRNNNEGAKFRETFLSLDQYDVEQWMEIYDSLEEAGHSDIIRAAEFIGLVTDPNTSWDTLRIGELKAHLCLAAGNEEAIDWVDWILHTGQVNEDAMRHFRCLKAILEIKYDDEREYADYQDALGLMFGTANVTLAIEIAEGRKLFNGLTFPGLSLTGFTKHAALLDGYRKLHVAKQQHWAREVSDS; encoded by the coding sequence ATGACTGATAAAACATTTATAAAAGGTAAAGACCGCGATTTAGAATCGTCGATCTCTACTATGCAAAATAAGCTAAAAGCCCTTAATATTAATATTGAGGAAGCGTTATGGCTTAACCCTGTAGCTAACTGTTATTCGGTACATATTCGTGACCAAGACTGTGGCGTAATGTTTACCAATGGTAAAGGCGCAAACGACAAAGCATCGTTAGCTTCGGCATTAGGCGAATACTTTGAACGCTTAAGCTGTAACTACTTTTTTGCTGACTTTTATTTAGGTGAAGAATTTGCCCATGCAGAGTTTACCCATTACCCAACCGAAAAATGGTTTACAGTAACAAACGATGAAGTGCCTGAGGGCATTATGGATGAAAGCTTATGGGACTACTTTGACCCAGAGCGCGAACTTAATGCATCGCACCTTTTCGATTTTAACTCTGGTAATGTTAAGCGTGGTATTTGTACTGTGCCATACACCCGCCAAAGCGATAACCAAGATGTGTATATTCCGGTTAACGTTATTGGTAATATTTTTGTATCTAACGGTATGAGTGCCGGCAACACTAAATTTGAAGCACGCGTACAAGGCTTATCCGAAGTATTTGAACGCGCTATAAAAAGCCGCATTATTACTGAGGGCTTGTGTCTGCCTATCGTGCCTGAAGAAGTAGTTAAGCTGTATCCTAAAATTCATGAAGCGTGTGAAGAGTTACGCAGCCATGGTTTTCATTTACGTATTGCCGATGCCTCTCTAGGCGGTAAATACCCAGTAATGAGCGTTACCCTTATTCACCCAGCCGATGGCTCTGTATTTGCTTCTTTTGGTGCTCACCCATCGTTTGAAGTGGCACTTGAGCGTACCGTAACAGAACTATTACAAGGTCGTCGCTTAGATCAACTTGATGTGTTCCAACCTGCTACTTTTGATAATGATGAAGTTGCCTCTCCAGAAAACACTGAGCTGCACTTTATTGATTCTAGCGGCTTAATTTCTCATGATTTTTTCCGCGCAAAGGCCGACTTTGACTTTGTGCATTGGGACTTTAGCGGTACAACTGAGCAAGAATATAACTTTTGTACCGACTTAATTCATAGCATGGGGCATGATATTTACATCATGGATTACACCCACTTAAACGTATATGCATGTCGTATTTTAGTCCCTGGTATGTCAGACATTTACCCAGTTGATGAACTAATTTGGCGTAACAACAATGAAGGCGCTAAGTTTCGCGAAACATTTTTATCACTTGATCAGTACGACGTTGAGCAATGGATGGAGATTTATGACTCACTAGAAGAAGCGGGTCATAGCGATATCATTCGCGCCGCCGAGTTTATTGGCTTAGTAACCGACCCTAATACATCTTGGGATACACTGCGTATTGGTGAACTAAAAGCGCATCTTTGCCTAGCCGCAGGTAACGAAGAAGCCATTGATTGGGTTGACTGGATATTACATACCGGGCAAGTAAACGAAGATGCAATGCGTCACTTTCGCTGTTTAAAAGCTATTTTAGAAATAAAATACGATGACGAACGCGAATATGCAGACTATCAAGATGCATTAGGCTTAATGTTTGGTACTGCCAATGTAACGCTAGCAATTGAAATAGCCGAAGGTCGTAAATTATTTAACGGTTTAACCTTCCCAGGCTTATCGCTTACTGGCTTTACAAAGCATGCCGCATTACTCGATGGTTATCGCAAACTCCATGTAGCTAAACAGCAGCATTGGGCACGCGAAGTTAGCGACTCGTAA
- a CDS encoding penicillin acylase family protein, with protein MFKVIKRLLLLVVVLGLAGTAVVYGVLSLSLPALDGKGHSEAINEPVIISRDVLGQAVIKAQSRNDAAYGLGYAHGQDRFFQMDLLRRNAAGELSEIFGKAALALDKKMRFHQLRKRSQTILKNLPESDKQLLKSYAQGVNEGLAQIGYSSFEYLLTGAQQRPWQSEDSLLIIFSMYLDLQSATFERDQALIQIEQQYGKHMLKFLTQPSQYQAALDGSQLAPYSAGIPKLPIPKQQTQQLSTVQSSSIPAMYAFNSFAASQERGSNNWAVTGALTTTGAAMLSDDMHLAMAVPVIWYKAQLNYVHNNVKTQVTGVSLPGAPAIVVGTNNHIAWGFTNGYIDTADWVALTSNDKTWQVDEQIALPNNEAETYTLTLSEYGPVKYINGQAYALSWAAHQSYAVNMQLLQLEHATEVDDALAIASDVGIPVQNLIVVDSQGSAAWKLMGGIPGRKTPSELSVKSTDYSPLWLQNEAQRPVVKNPASGRIWTANSRVVSAQDNARFGNGGYSLGARATQVRDRLFEKQKFVEDDFYQLQLDNQARFLIPWHALLLKQLKADKNNNAAYISAVENWQQCACASSVGYTLVKHYRDEVINITFSTLQQSLSEKNGTLSYVRRDLEPAIWQLINAQPSSWLNPQFSTWEQQLQGAFSQAIAKLSTQYGNNIQGWQWGKVNELVIEHPFAKQIPILARFLNMPKTPGFGDSYMPAVQGRSFGASQRFIVQPGHLENAILSVPGGQSGHPLSNFYRAGFSQYINAENTPLLPQALVHQIIISPKGK; from the coding sequence ATGTTTAAAGTAATCAAGCGCTTGCTGCTGTTAGTAGTGGTTTTAGGGCTGGCCGGTACCGCGGTTGTTTATGGTGTACTTAGTTTAAGTTTACCAGCACTTGACGGCAAAGGTCATAGCGAAGCGATTAATGAGCCGGTAATTATTTCGCGCGATGTACTTGGTCAAGCTGTTATCAAAGCACAAAGCCGCAACGATGCCGCTTATGGTTTGGGGTATGCGCATGGGCAAGACCGGTTTTTTCAAATGGACTTACTTAGGCGTAATGCCGCCGGTGAGTTGAGCGAAATTTTTGGTAAGGCAGCGCTTGCACTAGATAAAAAAATGCGTTTTCATCAATTGCGTAAACGCAGCCAAACTATTTTAAAAAACCTTCCTGAGTCGGATAAGCAATTACTTAAAAGCTATGCCCAAGGGGTTAACGAAGGATTAGCACAAATAGGTTACTCAAGCTTTGAATATTTACTCACTGGTGCACAGCAAAGACCATGGCAAAGCGAAGATAGCCTATTAATAATTTTTAGTATGTATCTTGATTTACAAAGTGCCACCTTTGAGCGCGACCAAGCATTAATTCAAATTGAGCAGCAATACGGCAAACATATGCTCAAATTTTTAACGCAACCTAGTCAATACCAAGCTGCGCTTGATGGCAGCCAATTAGCACCTTACAGCGCAGGCATACCTAAGCTACCAATACCCAAGCAACAAACGCAGCAATTATCCACTGTGCAATCATCATCAATACCAGCAATGTATGCATTTAATTCTTTTGCAGCAAGCCAAGAGCGCGGCAGTAATAACTGGGCAGTTACCGGCGCATTAACTACAACCGGAGCTGCTATGCTCTCTGATGACATGCACCTAGCAATGGCGGTGCCTGTTATTTGGTACAAAGCGCAATTAAATTATGTACATAATAATGTAAAAACCCAAGTTACAGGCGTGTCGTTACCGGGTGCGCCAGCTATTGTAGTGGGCACTAATAATCATATCGCATGGGGGTTTACCAATGGTTATATTGATACCGCAGATTGGGTTGCGCTTACAAGTAACGATAAAACGTGGCAAGTAGATGAGCAAATTGCATTACCAAATAATGAAGCCGAAACTTACACACTTACCCTGAGCGAATATGGTCCGGTAAAATATATTAACGGGCAAGCTTATGCACTGAGTTGGGCGGCGCATCAAAGTTATGCGGTTAATATGCAATTATTACAGCTCGAACACGCTACCGAAGTTGATGATGCCCTAGCTATAGCCAGCGATGTAGGTATTCCGGTACAAAACTTAATTGTAGTTGATAGCCAAGGCAGTGCCGCATGGAAGCTAATGGGGGGTATTCCAGGGCGTAAAACACCCAGCGAGCTTAGTGTGAAAAGTACTGATTACTCGCCGCTTTGGTTGCAAAATGAGGCGCAGCGCCCCGTGGTTAAAAACCCAGCAAGTGGACGAATATGGACTGCAAACTCTCGGGTGGTAAGTGCCCAGGATAACGCTCGCTTTGGTAACGGCGGCTATTCACTTGGCGCACGTGCAACACAAGTGCGCGATCGCTTATTTGAAAAGCAAAAATTTGTTGAGGACGATTTTTATCAATTACAGCTTGATAACCAAGCGCGATTTTTAATTCCTTGGCACGCTTTATTGCTCAAGCAACTCAAAGCCGATAAAAATAATAATGCGGCGTATATTAGCGCGGTTGAAAACTGGCAGCAGTGCGCGTGTGCAAGCTCAGTAGGTTATACCTTGGTAAAGCATTATCGCGATGAAGTGATTAATATTACCTTTAGTACGTTGCAGCAAAGCTTAAGTGAGAAAAATGGCACGTTGAGCTACGTGAGGCGTGATTTAGAACCGGCAATTTGGCAGCTTATTAACGCGCAACCAAGCAGTTGGCTCAATCCACAGTTTTCAACTTGGGAGCAGCAGCTGCAGGGTGCATTTAGTCAAGCTATTGCTAAACTCAGTACGCAATACGGTAATAACATTCAAGGCTGGCAGTGGGGCAAAGTAAACGAGTTGGTTATAGAGCATCCGTTTGCTAAACAAATACCAATACTTGCCCGCTTTTTAAATATGCCAAAAACGCCAGGGTTTGGTGATAGTTACATGCCAGCAGTGCAGGGGCGTAGTTTTGGTGCTTCACAACGCTTTATTGTACAGCCTGGACATTTAGAAAACGCTATTTTAAGCGTGCCTGGCGGGCAGTCGGGGCATCCGTTATCAAACTTTTATCGTGCCGGTTTTAGTCAATATATAAATGCAGAAAACACGCCATTATTACCACAAGCGCTAGTACATCAAATAATAATATCGCCAAAAGGCAAGTAG
- a CDS encoding MBL fold metallo-hydrolase produces MKKLLPVLITGLLLSSAAYADESVVKTQKLSEHIYMLLGQGGNIAVSVGDDGIYIIDDQFAKLSSDIKKTISDLQPGSTEFVINTHHHGDHTGGNENFAKAGAHVIAHDNVHKRLVAEHGEGSDFLPRMSFSHDLKLHFNNEHAHVVHYQHAHTDGDAVIFFNKANIVHMGDIFFNFGSLPFVDVDSGGSVDGILAAVDDVMKQIDDNTKVIPGHGPLSDRSGLVVYRKLVQKAKDVMLKAMQNNASLEQVLNADPLAELGLEYASWLPKERVTTLFYRSLKQ; encoded by the coding sequence ATGAAAAAATTACTTCCCGTGTTAATCACTGGCTTATTGTTAAGTAGCGCGGCTTATGCCGATGAAAGTGTAGTTAAAACGCAAAAACTGAGCGAGCATATTTATATGTTACTTGGTCAAGGAGGCAATATTGCTGTAAGTGTGGGCGACGATGGTATTTATATTATTGATGATCAATTTGCCAAGCTTTCAAGCGATATTAAAAAAACGATTAGCGATTTACAGCCCGGCAGTACTGAGTTTGTAATTAACACCCACCATCATGGCGACCACACCGGAGGTAACGAAAACTTTGCTAAAGCAGGTGCCCACGTTATTGCTCACGATAATGTGCATAAGCGCTTAGTAGCGGAGCATGGTGAAGGATCAGATTTTTTACCACGGATGAGTTTTAGCCACGATTTAAAGCTGCACTTTAACAACGAACATGCTCATGTAGTGCATTATCAGCATGCGCATACTGACGGTGACGCAGTCATATTTTTTAACAAGGCTAACATTGTACACATGGGCGATATTTTCTTTAACTTTGGCAGCTTACCGTTTGTAGACGTAGATAGTGGTGGCAGTGTTGATGGTATTTTAGCGGCGGTAGATGACGTAATGAAACAAATTGACGATAATACTAAAGTGATCCCAGGACATGGTCCGCTAAGCGATCGTTCAGGGCTGGTGGTGTATCGTAAGCTGGTGCAAAAAGCCAAAGATGTTATGCTTAAAGCAATGCAAAACAACGCAAGCTTAGAGCAAGTACTTAACGCCGACCCATTGGCAGAGCTTGGCCTTGAATACGCTAGCTGGTTACCTAAAGAGCGTGTAACTACACTTTTTTATCGTAGTTTAAAACAATAA
- a CDS encoding bifunctional GNAT family N-acetyltransferase/carbon-nitrogen hydrolase family protein: MTVEKTHLEICNLTKEQYPQIKTLMDQAYPDLGGAWPSHTIFRLIDQFPEGQIGIVDDGVLVGLALSVQVDYARFSNPHTYEDIADGHDRVFSDTAGDALYGLDVAISETHRGMRLGRRLYDARKELCRQYNLRAILAGGRIPRYYNHSNEMTPMEYIAKVDQKELYDPILSFQLANDFQVKRLLKKYLPEDQESVGYATLLEWNNILYEPTDTVIGTVKSIVRVGAVQWQMRKVESVEEMLKQVEYFVDTVSDYQSDFILFPEFFNAPLMGLTEQVNQTEAIRNLAEYTETFKNAMSRMAIEYNANIITGSMPVADGDKIYNVSYLCHRSGKIDEQRKIHITPHEQNDWVIQGGDKIAVFETDAGRVGIQICYDVEFPELSRIMAKEGLEILFVPFWTDTKNSYLRVRHCAQARAIENECYVVIAGSVGNLPEVESLDVQFAQSAVLTPSDFSFPHDATLNEATTNTEMLLFSDLDMDKLKILHSEGTVRNLKDRREDLYDIMLKKVSDDKKVSADKQKSSF, translated from the coding sequence ATGACGGTAGAAAAAACCCATCTCGAAATTTGTAATTTAACTAAAGAGCAATACCCACAAATTAAAACCTTGATGGATCAAGCATACCCAGATTTAGGTGGTGCATGGCCTAGCCATACAATTTTTAGATTAATAGACCAATTTCCAGAAGGGCAAATAGGCATTGTGGATGATGGTGTGCTGGTAGGCTTAGCATTAAGTGTGCAAGTAGACTATGCCCGCTTTTCTAACCCCCATACCTATGAAGACATAGCCGATGGCCATGACCGCGTATTTAGTGATACCGCCGGCGATGCACTGTATGGCTTAGATGTTGCGATTAGCGAAACACACAGAGGTATGCGCCTTGGGCGTAGGCTGTACGATGCCCGAAAAGAATTGTGCCGCCAATACAACTTGCGCGCTATTTTAGCGGGTGGTCGTATTCCGCGTTATTACAATCACAGTAATGAAATGACCCCAATGGAATATATAGCTAAAGTAGATCAAAAAGAGCTGTACGATCCTATCTTAAGTTTTCAGCTAGCCAACGATTTTCAAGTTAAACGCTTACTTAAAAAGTATTTACCCGAAGATCAAGAATCAGTAGGTTATGCCACATTACTGGAGTGGAATAACATACTGTACGAACCTACCGATACCGTGATTGGCACAGTAAAGTCGATTGTGCGTGTAGGCGCGGTGCAGTGGCAAATGCGTAAGGTGGAGTCGGTAGAGGAAATGCTCAAGCAGGTCGAGTATTTTGTTGATACAGTTTCTGATTATCAAAGTGACTTTATTTTATTCCCTGAATTTTTTAATGCTCCGCTAATGGGGTTAACCGAGCAAGTTAATCAAACCGAAGCGATCCGTAATTTAGCCGAGTACACAGAAACTTTTAAAAATGCTATGTCGCGAATGGCAATTGAATACAACGCCAATATTATTACCGGCTCAATGCCAGTAGCCGACGGGGATAAAATTTATAACGTCAGTTATTTATGTCACCGCAGCGGTAAAATAGATGAGCAACGTAAAATTCATATTACCCCGCATGAGCAAAATGACTGGGTTATTCAAGGAGGCGATAAAATAGCGGTATTTGAAACTGATGCAGGGCGTGTTGGTATTCAAATTTGTTACGATGTTGAGTTTCCAGAGTTATCTAGAATTATGGCCAAAGAAGGCTTAGAAATTTTATTTGTACCTTTTTGGACTGATACTAAAAATAGCTATTTACGGGTACGCCATTGTGCTCAAGCACGCGCTATTGAAAACGAATGTTATGTGGTTATAGCGGGCTCTGTTGGTAACTTGCCAGAAGTAGAAAGCCTAGATGTACAGTTTGCACAATCGGCAGTACTTACACCGTCTGATTTTTCATTCCCACATGATGCAACACTTAACGAAGCAACCACTAATACCGAAATGTTGTTATTTAGTGATCTTGATATGGATAAATTAAAAATTCTTCACAGCGAAGGGACAGTACGTAACTTAAAAGATCGACGTGAAGATTTATACGACATAATGCTAAAAAAAGTCAGCGATGATAAAAAGGTCAGTGCGGATAAGCAAAAAAGTAGCTTTTAA
- a CDS encoding DMT family transporter, whose protein sequence is MAWMYLIIAGLLEIGWPIGLKISQQSDSRWLGIGIAVAFMVVSGFMLWLAQRDIPMGTSYAVWTGIGAAGTFIVGILFYGDAATFGRIAGVLMIICGVITLKISH, encoded by the coding sequence GTGGCTTGGATGTATTTAATAATTGCGGGCTTGCTTGAAATTGGCTGGCCCATAGGCTTAAAAATTTCGCAACAAAGTGACAGCCGCTGGTTAGGTATTGGCATTGCGGTTGCATTTATGGTGGTTAGTGGCTTTATGTTGTGGCTAGCCCAACGTGATATTCCTATGGGTACATCTTACGCGGTATGGACAGGCATTGGCGCTGCTGGCACCTTTATAGTGGGCATTTTGTTTTATGGTGATGCCGCCACTTTTGGCCGTATTGCCGGTGTATTAATGATTATTTGCGGTGTGATCACACTTAAAATAAGCCATTAA
- a CDS encoding DMT family transporter: MTWVFFTFLAAFMQAWRNALQSKLSSNVSVAGVTLSRFIVAGPIAAVYLYGLYQYQGTAMPSFNNAFWGFIIGASIMQILATGLMVKLFKMNNYAVGAGLAKSEALVAAILGVLFFGSALTLLGWLGVFLGAIAVLLMSGITSIKRFDAKTALLGLACGTCFALTSLWVREGSLNSGLLFPHSAAWVLLFVISLQTLILLGYLLLKEPHTLSKLWQYKGTTIAISIFSCVGSIGWFSAMSLQHVAYVKTLGQIEVFFTILIAVLWLKQPLKKQDSAGLLLIAVAAILVMLPN, encoded by the coding sequence ATGACTTGGGTATTTTTCACTTTTTTAGCCGCTTTTATGCAAGCTTGGCGCAATGCACTGCAAAGTAAGTTAAGTAGTAATGTGAGCGTAGCTGGCGTTACTTTATCGCGCTTTATTGTAGCAGGCCCTATTGCTGCTGTGTATTTGTATGGCTTATATCAATACCAAGGTACCGCTATGCCTAGTTTTAATAATGCTTTTTGGGGCTTTATTATTGGCGCAAGTATTATGCAAATACTTGCTACTGGCTTAATGGTTAAATTATTTAAAATGAATAATTATGCTGTAGGCGCTGGGCTTGCAAAAAGTGAGGCTTTGGTTGCCGCTATTTTAGGAGTATTATTTTTTGGTTCGGCGTTAACCTTATTAGGTTGGCTGGGAGTGTTTTTAGGGGCTATTGCCGTACTGCTAATGAGCGGTATAACCAGCATTAAACGCTTTGATGCCAAAACAGCTTTATTAGGTCTTGCGTGCGGTACTTGCTTTGCGCTTACTTCATTATGGGTACGCGAAGGCAGTTTAAATTCAGGGTTATTATTTCCTCACTCTGCTGCTTGGGTACTGCTTTTTGTTATTAGCTTGCAAACCCTAATATTGCTGGGTTATTTATTATTAAAAGAGCCACACACCCTCAGTAAACTTTGGCAATATAAGGGCACAACTATCGCAATTAGTATTTTTAGCTGTGTGGGCTCTATTGGCTGGTTTAGCGCCATGAGCTTGCAGCATGTTGCCTATGTAAAAACGCTTGGCCAAATAGAGGTGTTTTTTACCATACTCATTGCCGTACTGTGGCTAAAACAACCGCTTAAAAAACAAGACAGCGCCGGGTTATTACTCATTGCCGTTGCCGCTATTTTAGTCATGTTGCCCAATTAA
- a CDS encoding MAPEG family protein — MTILIACALLAVVMPYLARIPAVIELNKLGGYDNKHPRQQQTQLTGLGARALAAHQNCFESLAVFAVALAVVLGTNNVNAVTEALAMSHIVARVLFCAFYYLNLDIMRSIMWFVGISTAIAMIAVSF, encoded by the coding sequence ATGACTATTTTAATCGCTTGTGCTTTATTGGCCGTTGTAATGCCTTATTTAGCAAGAATCCCCGCAGTAATCGAACTTAATAAATTGGGCGGCTACGACAACAAGCATCCGCGCCAACAACAAACTCAATTAACCGGTTTAGGAGCGCGGGCTTTAGCTGCACACCAAAACTGTTTTGAGTCGTTAGCAGTATTTGCCGTTGCACTTGCGGTGGTATTAGGCACTAATAATGTTAATGCGGTAACCGAAGCCTTGGCGATGAGCCACATTGTAGCACGTGTTTTATTTTGTGCTTTTTACTACCTTAACCTAGATATTATGCGCTCAATTATGTGGTTTGTTGGTATAAGTACAGCTATTGCAATGATTGCAGTGAGCTTTTAA
- a CDS encoding pseudouridine synthase, whose translation MSTKIRLAKYIAHAGVCSRKQASRLIDEGAVIVNNRPANHIDHVDEQDHITVNGQIIKGAAELIYFAYHKPVGIDCKLDQNDPTSLYHHLPTITRVYPIGRLDKDSRGLLILTNDGELCNQLIHPDFHQPKRYLVSVNKSIDAEFCTKMAAGVPVDKQITLPCSVEKIADKQFSIILKQGLNRQIRKMAHYCGYKVIDLYREQISELTLQTLNLAQGQYIAINKSDILK comes from the coding sequence ATGAGCACCAAAATTCGACTTGCTAAATACATTGCCCATGCCGGTGTTTGCTCGCGTAAGCAAGCCTCACGTTTAATTGACGAAGGTGCAGTGATAGTAAATAACCGCCCAGCTAATCATATTGACCATGTTGATGAACAAGACCACATAACAGTTAACGGGCAAATTATTAAAGGCGCTGCTGAGTTAATTTATTTTGCTTATCATAAGCCTGTAGGTATTGACTGCAAGCTTGATCAGAATGACCCTACTAGCCTTTATCACCACCTGCCTACTATTACGCGGGTTTACCCTATTGGCCGCCTTGATAAGGACTCCCGTGGCTTACTTATATTAACCAACGATGGTGAGTTATGTAACCAGCTAATTCACCCCGACTTCCACCAGCCAAAACGTTACTTAGTTAGCGTTAATAAAAGTATTGATGCCGAGTTTTGTACAAAAATGGCCGCAGGTGTACCGGTAGATAAGCAAATAACCTTGCCCTGTAGCGTTGAAAAAATAGCAGACAAACAATTTAGTATTATTTTAAAGCAAGGGCTTAATAGGCAAATTAGAAAAATGGCACATTACTGTGGTTATAAGGTAATTGACTTGTATCGCGAGCAAATTAGCGAGCTAACCCTGCAAACGCTAAACCTTGCCCAAGGGCAATATATTGCAATTAATAAAAGCGATATTTTAAAGTAA
- a CDS encoding GNAT family N-acetyltransferase has product MYQLYANNDDCLNQALRQKIVAFNSAHFDAERMPLGYQFLGAQKELVAGISGCVFGNWLQINWLWCSELVRGNGLATKLLVALEEAAVELGATKAQLDTLDFQAKPFYEKHGYQVKYQLNNYPRTGTRYFMEKPLI; this is encoded by the coding sequence ATGTATCAATTATATGCAAATAATGACGATTGCTTAAATCAGGCGCTTCGTCAAAAAATAGTGGCGTTTAATAGCGCGCATTTTGATGCTGAGCGTATGCCTCTTGGTTATCAGTTTTTAGGCGCACAAAAAGAATTGGTCGCAGGGATTAGTGGCTGTGTATTTGGCAATTGGTTGCAGATAAATTGGCTTTGGTGCAGCGAGTTAGTACGTGGCAATGGCTTGGCGACTAAGTTACTAGTCGCACTTGAAGAGGCGGCAGTTGAGCTTGGAGCAACGAAGGCGCAGCTCGATACGCTTGATTTTCAGGCCAAGCCTTTTTATGAAAAGCACGGTTACCAAGTTAAGTATCAACTTAATAATTATCCGCGCACGGGTACTCGCTATTTTATGGAAAAGCCGCTTATTTAA
- a CDS encoding HopJ type III effector protein — protein sequence MTLSDYLEKLANEPKSIEFTDTMAIIDTHYRFTPCAFNNHGLLSAASENNGSCKIFAFAKLNQLSKQNTLDCFGQFYHQDVLNNPKGSDHMNIRTFMLAPEVTPFLGVTFTGEPLKAI from the coding sequence GTGACTCTAAGTGACTACCTAGAAAAATTGGCAAATGAGCCAAAAAGCATCGAATTTACCGACACTATGGCAATTATCGATACACATTACCGCTTCACTCCTTGCGCATTTAATAATCATGGTTTACTCAGTGCAGCGAGCGAGAACAATGGTTCTTGCAAAATTTTCGCTTTTGCAAAACTAAACCAACTTAGTAAACAAAATACGCTCGATTGCTTTGGTCAGTTTTATCATCAAGATGTGCTTAACAACCCAAAAGGTAGCGATCATATGAATATTCGTACCTTTATGCTTGCTCCTGAAGTTACCCCATTTTTAGGCGTAACCTTTACAGGCGAGCCACTTAAAGCTATTTAA
- a CDS encoding HAD-IA family hydrolase: MIRFNRAIAPVSVLSFDLDDTLYDNRPIIKAAVQAQTDYLNTLPGYQHKGLQQWLHCRDCALQQQPKLIEDVTQWRLQTLGLLLAKQGFNADDAKHFASAAYKIFAQARSNITVTDDVLNLLDKLATRFTLIAITNGNADVSQFNLNNKFNLVLQAGLHGKAKPHNNLFDQAATHLQVPHKAILHIGDSLDSDVQGANNAGCQSVWLNNQTANYTYKGLADIEITNINALSHLI, encoded by the coding sequence ATGATCCGTTTTAATCGTGCCATTGCACCTGTGTCGGTATTAAGCTTCGACCTAGACGATACCCTTTACGACAATCGCCCTATTATTAAAGCCGCCGTACAAGCGCAAACTGATTATTTAAATACCCTACCGGGTTATCAACATAAAGGCTTGCAGCAATGGCTGCATTGTCGTGATTGTGCACTGCAGCAGCAGCCAAAATTAATTGAAGATGTAACGCAGTGGCGTTTGCAAACACTGGGCTTACTTCTTGCCAAGCAAGGCTTTAATGCCGACGACGCAAAACACTTTGCAAGTGCTGCGTACAAGATATTTGCTCAAGCTCGCAGTAATATAACCGTGACCGATGACGTACTTAACTTACTCGACAAGCTCGCTACTCGTTTTACCCTTATAGCCATAACAAACGGCAATGCCGATGTGAGCCAGTTTAATTTAAATAATAAATTTAACTTGGTACTGCAAGCGGGTTTACACGGTAAAGCTAAACCGCACAACAACTTGTTTGATCAAGCGGCTACACATTTACAGGTGCCACACAAAGCTATTTTACACATTGGTGACAGCCTAGATAGCGACGTGCAAGGCGCTAATAATGCCGGCTGCCAATCTGTATGGTTAAATAACCAAACTGCCAACTATACTTACAAAGGCCTTGCCGATATTGAAATAACTAACATTAATGCCTTATCACACTTAATCTAA